Sequence from the Temnothorax longispinosus isolate EJ_2023e chromosome 6, Tlon_JGU_v1, whole genome shotgun sequence genome:
GAACGCCATATTGATAATGTGAAAAACgcgcaaaatttaattttgtaaaatatttatttatttaaaatatttaaagcgtTAAAAATGgaagatattataattcaatattaattaaatatgtaagaattttttagtGTAACATATCATTTACATCCATTGTTTTCTACACTTCGCAAGCGCGCTTATGATCTTTGGGTACTGGGAACCTTATAGGAGTTATATGGTAGAATCCATTGCCAACAGAAAGACTCCGGAAAAGGTATGATTGTGCTTGAAAAACCCTAAATAAAGTGAGAGATGAGAAGCAGTCTTGCGCGTCCGCGTTCGTCGCCTGCCGCCCGGCCGTCGGCCGTGCCGCCGTTTCAAGTTTTCGAAACGGAACGATGGAGATCGAGTAGATTGGAGTAGACGAAGATGGTTAGAAAATAATGAACAGGTAATTGCTTAGCGCGTTTTGGTCAATTGCCAATCCTTCAAtcgacaaatattaataaatgagaaaaagatagattattatttgtttggCGTGATAATTTTACGTGACAAGACGTAATAATCGGCGAACATGACGGAGGAGGTTAGATTTTTGTAACGTATTGTAGTAGGTAAACACCGAAATTTGCTGGGAAAGCTAAATCTTTTGTGGCTTACGGATGATTATGTTATGACATTGAAGTGAACATGTTTCATCGAGAATAATGGACTTTGTATTGATAGAAGAAATGGATTAATCTTGTAGATTCGACCACGCGAAATAGATGATTTAATTATCATCAATTTACTTTAATGGATTTGATTCTATAAGATTtgctttaaataaagtttctttTCGGTAGATCATTGATACGATGAATAATCTGGGGAAACCTGCTATGGAGACAGAGTCATCGGACAAAGGCAAGTTAAAGAGACGGTCGGTTTCTTCTTCCAACAATGATTCTGAGAAGAACAGAAAAAGACGATATGTATGCAGCAAGGATAAAAGACAGAAGTCGAGACGTAGGAGTAGTTCCAACACTTCTAGTTCTTCTTATGTTTCAAACTCGgagaaaaatagatataaagcAAAGAACAGTAGAGATGAGGATGTAAAGCACAAAACTAAAAAGTATGAAAATAACACAGAACAACAATTGCAAAGAAGAAGTGGAAGATATAGTAACGATTATAGATTCTACAATCGGAGGCCCGGAGGTAACTTTTTGAATAATCAAAGAGATTATGGCTATTCACGACCTTACAGATATCACGgttataatagaaatagaagagatatacataacaattaccattataatagatataatagcAGATGCTTCGAAAGAACATTTAATCATAACAGATCGAGGGTATCGAGTTATTATAGAAATAGTGGCCACGATGCGACTAGTCAGCTCTCGCGAGAAAGTAGTTCGAAGGAGCATGCAAATCGATCAAGATCTATCTCTAAGATAGAAAAATCTGATTCAATAAAAGATAACACAGATACAGTTGAACCAgtaaaacagaaagagaagaaaacagAAATGACACAACATATAACTCAGCCAAGTcgcaagaaattaaagagGAAAAGGTTGTCGTCTGCATCTAGTTCGTCTAGTGTCAG
This genomic interval carries:
- the LOC139815320 gene encoding uncharacterized protein, which codes for MNNLGKPAMETESSDKGKLKRRSVSSSNNDSEKNRKRRYVCSKDKRQKSRRRSSSNTSSSSYVSNSEKNRYKAKNSRDEDVKHKTKKYENNTEQQLQRRSGRYSNDYRFYNRRPGGNFLNNQRDYGYSRPYRYHGYNRNRRDIHNNYHYNRYNSRCFERTFNHNRSRVSSYYRNSGHDATSQLSRESSSKEHANRSRSISKIEKSDSIKDNTDTVEPVKQKEKKTEMTQHITQPSRKKLKRKRLSSASSSSSVSSSSSDSSSSSSSSSNSTSSSSSSDTDSNSSSSSIDSSEDEKKQKKAKKKAKKLKKKMKKRKKKKRMRKKLKKKLKKSASKKKGHGKKKSKENKQQVQDGKEKMKEIVSDVIERAKAMAPMTKEEWEKRQTIMRRVYDEETGRHRLIKGDGEVLEEIVSRERHKEINRQATKGDGKYFQTHLKMNAL